The nucleotide window ACAACTGACTGACACAGTAAAAGAGCAAGAGCTGTTCAGCTTAGAAGCCAATGAGCTACTCTACCGTTTATACAACCAGGACAAAGTGCGTCTGTACGAACCTCAACCAGTATCATTCCAATGTGGTTGTTCTCGTGAGCGCAGTGGTGCTGCTATCGTCACTGTTGAGAAAGCAGAAATTTATGACATTTTGGCCGAGGTCGGATCCGTTTCTTTACATTGTGATTACTGCGGGACAACATATTCCTTTGATGAATCTGAGATTACAGCCCTCTACGCACAAGCTTCAACGGACAAAAAAACGCTGCATTAATTTTCATAGCTTATCAAGCACGTAATTCCCCCTTCAAAAGGCCAGCTTAATGCTGGCCTTTTTGTGACCCAACCCCCGTAAAACCTAACTTTTGACGTAATAAAATAACCGCTTAATTTTAAGTGATTAATAATTATTTTGCCCTAGCGTAAAGGATTGCGCGCACGATAAACTATTCCAACCAATATGTGACGGGTCACCTAAAACCCCAACAATATCGTGGATAAATTTTGAACTATATCCCTGTTTTCTCCCGGTCCCGTTGCTAGCATGGTGAGCAGATAAAAATTAAAACATTCTTACAAAATCCCTACAAAATCCTTATAAGGAGCACCTATGACCGTTATGGAACATACAAAGGCTGCAACACTTGATCTAACCAGACATGGACTGCACAACGTAAAAGAGGTTCTGCGCAACCCTAGCTACGAAGTGCTGTTTGAAGAAGAGACGCGTGAAGAACTAACCGGTTATGAACGCGGTGTGGTTACTGAATTGGGTGCGGTTGCTGTAGACACAGGCATCTTTACTGGTCGCTCACCAAAAGATAAATACATCGTGAAAGATGCTACAACAGAAGAAAACATGTGGTGGACTTCTGACGCAGTTAAAAATGATAACAAGCCAATCAACCAAGAAGTGTGGAATGAGCTAAAAGAATTGGTGGCAAACCAACTTTCTGGCAAACGCCTGTTTGTGATTGACGGTTACTGTGGTGCAAACCCTGATACACGCTTGAGCATTCGTGTTATCACCGAAGTTGCATGGCAAGCGCACTTCGTGAAAAACATGTTCATCCGCCCAACAGAAGAAGAGCTGGCAACGTTTGAACCAGACTTCGTTGTTATGAATGGCGCGAAATGCACTAACCCTAAATGGGAAGAGCAAGGTCTTAACTCTGAAAACTTCACTGTATTCAACTTGACTGAACGTACTCAGCTTATCGGCGGTACTTGGTACGGTGGTGAGATGAAGAAAGGCATGTTCGCAATGATGAACTACTTCCTTCCTCTGAAAGACATCGCATCAATGCACTGTAGTGCAAACATGGGCGAAGATGGCGATGTAGCGATCTTCTTTGGCCTATCTGGTACAGGTAAAACAACGCTTTCTACTGACCCTAAACGTGCCCTAATTGGCGATGATGAACACGGTTGGGATGACGACGGCGTATTTAACTTCGAAGGTGGTTGTTACGCGAAGACCATCAAACTATCGAAAGAAGCCGAGCCTGATATCTACAACGCTATCCGCCGCGATGCGCTGCTAGAAAACGTAACGGTACGTAACGATGGCTCTATCGACTTTGATGATGGCTCTAAGACAGAGAACACTCGTGTTTCTTACCCGCTTTACCACATTGAAAACATCGTTAAGCCTGTTTCAAAAGGCGGTCACGCGAACAAAGTGATCTTCCTGTCAGCTGACGCGTTTGGTGTGCTTCCTCCAGTATCAAAACTGACGCCAGAACAAACCAAGTACCACTTCCTGTCTGGCTTTACTGCTAAACTAGCAGGTACTGAGCGCGGTATCACTGAGCCGACGCCAACCTTCTCTGCATGTTTTGGTGCTGCGTTCCTAACACTTCACCCAACTAAGTATGCAGAAGTACTGGTTAAACGTATGGAAGCAGCAGGTGCAGAAGCTTACCTGGTCAACACGGGTTGGAACGGTAGCGGTAAACGTATCTCAATTCAGGATACTCGCGGAATTATTGATGCAATCCTAGACGGTTCAATTGAAGATGCAGCAACAAAGCAAATCCCAATCTTCAACCTTGAAGTTCCGACTTCACTACCAGGTGTTGATCCAAGCATTCTTGATCCACGTGATACTTATGTTGATCCACTGCAATGGGAAAGCAAAGCGAAAGATCTAGCGGAACGCTTTATCAATAACTTTGATAAATACACAGACAACGCAGAAGGTAAATCCCTGGTTGCTGCAGGCCCACAACTTGACTAATGTGATGCAATAAACCAGTCGAGAGTGACTTGGTTACCAAAATATTCTACAAGCCCCTCTTTTGAGGGGCTTTTTATTGAATCCCACTTAAGATTGATACAAGCTAAAGCAGACTTCCCTACTTTTACGCAGGTTCTGGCAAGGATGAAAACAGCGCTTCGAATTCTAATTCTGTTACTGGTATTACTGATTGCTATCCCAGCAACCGTTATTGCGCTGCTTGCTACTTCCTATGCTAACCAAACCTGGGGCTTTATTTCACAGCATCTGAACCTATCTGTTCAGGCAGATAAGGTGTATTACGACTTTCCTTATCACCTCACTGTGCAAGGTATTCGAACTAAAAACGAACGTGCTTCCTACATTGAACAAATCGATGTATGGCTGAACCCAGATGTGCGTCGTGATGGAAAGTGGATTGTCGATAGTTTGCTTATCGATGGTGTGAGCTTACAAAAAGGGATGCCTGCCTTACCCGATCTCAGCGCTGTCCTGTTCCACCAAGTGGCCGTTAAGAATCTTGAATACTCCAACAACCAATTAGTGGTCAATGGGTTAAACGTTCAAGTTCAAGCGCCTGATTGGCATAACAGCCCGTATGAAGTGCCTTATGGTGAAATACAGCTATCCGCAGCTCAAATATACTGGAACGGTGAAGCTTTCGATAATGTCTTGCTAGATATGGATTATCGACCTGAAAATAGCACACTCTACGGTTCGTCGTTTGAATGGCGAGGCAGCCAGGTTTCCGGTCAAGGGGAACAGTACCCTCAAGGCTGGTCTTTGGTTAATGTCACCCTCAACAAACTAAAAATAAACGATACGCAGCTAAAATCTCTACTTGCGAAACCATGGCAACAGATACCATTCAAAATCAACCATATTAATAGCTTAGACTTGCTCAATGCGGATATCGAGTGGGGAGATTGGCACTGGCAAAATTTAGATCTTTCGTTGGAAGATGCTGAACTTCCGCTCTCGCTTTGGCATACACAAGCTCAGGTATCTCTTCAAGCCGACAGTGTTCGCTTTCAGGAACAAACCGCGATCGAACCACGCTTAAGCGCGACAATGACGCCCGGTCAGATCGAGCTGAAAGAACTCGACTTAGACTGGCAACAAGGTCGTATTCAGGTTTCGGGCCAGTTCAAGCCAACCCGATGGCAGATAGAAACAGCCTCAATTCAGGGCTTGAAGTGGGCCATACAGCCAGAGGACAGCTCTGATTGGTGGCAACAAGGTCGTATTCAGGTTTCGGGCCAGTTCAAGCCAACCCGATGGCAGATAGAAACAGCCTCAATTCAGGGCTTGAAGTGGGCCATACAGCCAGAGGACAGCTCTGATTGGTGGCAAGTGGCGACGAACGAACTAAAAGAGCTCGCGATAAACCAGCTTGATATCGAACACAGCCAGATCATTCAGATATCACAGCAGCCCTATTGGCAGGTTTCAGGACTGAACTTAGAAGGTCGCCAACTTGAAATCAAACGCTTAGCGAAGCACTGGACCGTGTGGAATGGCAATCTGGACGTCAGCGTCGTCAACGCCAGTTATGATAAGGTTGTAACAACTCATGCTGCGCTGTCAACTCAAAGCGACAATGGGTTGTGGCAATTGACTCGTTTGTTTGCTCCATTAAAGCAAGGTTATATCGAAGGTTACGGACAGATTGATGTCAGTACCACCAGCCAACCATGGACACTAAACTTAGATGCAGATGGTATCCCTTTGCGACTGTTCCACGCTTATCTACCTGACGTATTAGCCGTAGAAGGTTTTTCTGATCTCAACCTTGAGCTCCAAGGTCTGGCGGGAGATCACAATATGCTGGCGTACAGCTTAACCGGCGCTGTCGAAGCCAATTTACGTGAAATAACTCTGCGTTCACAAGCAGATAAGTCACTTAAACCCATCACATTATCTCCCGTCCGCCTGCAAGCGCAACGTGGGGAGGTCGTTATGAAACCCATCACCATTTCAGGCGCTGCTATCAAAGGTAAACTATCTGGTGCTTTCGATCTGGCTAACAATCCATTAAGCGGAATAGAGTATCAACTGCAAGAACAATGCGGCTTGATTACTGGTGACCTTTTCAGCCCTGAACCCGAGACGAATAAGTGCATTCAACCTAATAAAAACCAAGTATTACCACCGCAAGATGGTTCTGCGTTACCGGAATCAGGTCAAGAAGAAACCGAGCCTGCAGCCCCTATTTCGGACATCAATTTAGAGCTGCAGGAAGACGAGTTGGTTGAAGAGATAGTGGAAGAAAATGAGCCAACAATAAATGCTGCTGCCGACGAAGCGCTAACAGCTGAGTAATTGCGAATAATTAGGGATTAGCATGTAAGTCCCGACAAAATCGACGGCTGGCGTATCACCACTATAAATCACTACATGAATCACGATTCGCGCTTTACGGCCCGACTTCAGTCGGTCCAAGTCACCGCTGATACCGTCAAGCGATGTGCTGGCAACAGGGTTTTGTTCCACGGGTTGGCGATAACGAATCGAGCTGTCCGCAAGAACAATATCACCGTGCAGACCACGCTCTTTAAGCAGTAACCAGGTCATTCCCCACCCAGTCAATGTCGCCAAGGTAAAAGCAGAGCCAGCAAACATGGTATTGTGAGGGTTCAGGTTAGGGTTAAGCTGGGCGCAACATTCAAATTGATAACCCGTGTATTGATTAATCTTAATCCCCATTTTGTCACTAATCGGGATTTGCTCTTCCCATCGCTTCTGAAGCTCCGTACACCACTCAGGGCGGCGCAGAACATTGGCCATCGGGTCCAGAGGTTTAACCATTTGTTGGTGACGGACCGGGCCACGCTCATCAGTCAGCTCACCACGGCGCTCAAAACCACTTTTCTCATAGAACGCAATCGCATCTTCACGGGCATTACATACCAAGCGTTTCGCACCTTCCTGGCGTGCTAGAGACTCTAGTGCCACTAACACTAATGAACCCATGCCTTTACCACGGCGATTACTTTTTACCGCCATGTAACGAATCTGACCGTCATTGTCTGGGGTAATATAAAGACGCCCAATCGCCATCGGGCGGCCTCGGCCATCCACAATCATCCGGTGGTGACTCATACCATCGTATTCATCACGTTCCGACCCGATCGGCATTCGCCACGGCTCACGTAACATCTGCCAGCGGAACTGATAATACTTGTTAAGCTGGTTTTCGGTTTTTGGAGTAATGAGTTTGAACATATCATTCCTTTGAAAGAACTAAACAAATAAATGTCAGAGAAAATAACGCCAAGCCAATTCCATGTGCTTGGAGTTAAAGCTTAGACCATCAAGATTGCGTTACCAGATTAGACCTGTAACCAGAAAGTCACTGGGCCGTCATTAATTAATGACACTTTCATATCGGCAGCGAAACGGCCACGCTGGGTAGGAAGCACCTGTTCGCATAAGTCAGAAAAGTAATCATACAGACGTTCTGCATCGGTAGGGTGAGCACCGCGCGAAAAGCCGGCGCGAGTCCCTTTTTTAGTATCAGCTGGCAGAGTGAACTGAGAAACCACTAACACCTTGCCTTCCACCTGTTTGACGTTGAGGTTCATTTTACCGTCCTCATCTTCAAACACACGGTAAGTGGTCACACGCTCCATCAAACGCTTTGCTTTAGCTTCATCGTCGTCCTTCTCTACGCCAAGCAGAACAAGAAGACCCTGATCGATTTCACCAACTACTTCACCGTCAACACGGACGGCAGCTTCACTGACCCGTTGAATTAGAGCTATCACTACGCTCGTTTCCTTTATTTGCTAACTGAGATTCTGCGACCGAGTGTATCATGTCTAGGTCTTCACTCCAGTGCTCTCGTTCACCCATCGCTGCAGTCACTTCCGCTCCTAACAGCACAATCATCCAGCACAAATATACCCAAACAAACAGGATAGGGATCGCTGCAAGCGCGCCGTAGATAAGCTGATAGGAAGGGAACTGAGTAATATACATAGCGAAGCCTTTTTTACTCAATTCAAACAGAATCGCGGCCAGCGCTGCACCCACCGCTCCATGGCTAAGGTGTACTTTTTTATTCGGTACCAAAATGTACAGCCCTAAAAAAGCAAAGAAAGACAATAGCAAAGGCAACCAACGCAAAAACAGGTTAAACGCACCCGATAGGGTTTCGTTCTCTAGGATCTGAAGTGATGTCACATACGACGTGGCGGCAATACTGGCGCCGACCATAATTGGTCCGAGCGTTAATACCATCCAGTACATTGAGAAGGAAAAGACGAAGCGACGTTTATCTTTTACTCGCCATATATAGTTAAGATTCTTATCAATATTAGAGATCAGCATCAGTGCCGCGACAAATAAAAATGCACCACCAACCGCACTCATTTTACCAGTATTAGACACAAACTCTTGCAAAGCAGTATGTACGGCCTCACCAGACGCTGGCACAAAATTCTCGATAACATACCCTTGCAACACTTCACCGACATCCGAAAACACCGGGAATTTTGATAATATTGATAACAATACGGTGAGCATCGGTACGATGGACAACAGGGTGATATAGGCAAGGTAGCCGGCGTTCACATTCACACGGTCGTGCGTCAAACGCTTAAGAAGATACTTAAAGAAAGCGACGCAACTTGGTAATAGATTACTCAATCTCGCCTTGTAACTCTCTGATAACTGGTTCATAGTTCATCTCATAATTAGCATCTGGGACATAAAAAATGCCTTACTTATTAGCAATTGTACTATCAATTTTTACTTTAACAGGGTGTCAGTCTGCATATTATTCCGCAATGGAACAAGTGGGATACCATAAACGCGACATCATGGTCGATCGTGTTGAAGATGCCAAAGAGTCTCAACAAGACGCTCAGGAAGAATTCACCAGTGCGCTTGAAGCCCTATCTGCTCTGACCAACTTTGATGGTGGTGAGCTGGAAGACGTTTACAACAACATAAACGACAAATATGAAGACAGTGAGAAAGCGGCGCAAGATGTCCGCGATCGTATCGCTGCTATCGAAGATGTATCAGATGCACTCTTTGACGAATGGCAGGACGAACTCGATCTGTACACCAGTGCAACACTGCGTCGTTCGAGTGAACAGAAATTGCGTGATACCAAGGCGTCTTACAAAACCATGCTCAGTGCGATGAAGCGAGCTGAACAAAAGATGACGCCAGTTCTTAATACATTACGCGACAACACCTTGTATTTAAAACATAACTTAAATGCGAGCGCAATTGGCTCTCTACGAGGCGAATTCTCTAATCTAGAGCAAGACATTCAATATGCCATCAAACAGATGAATGCAGCGATAGCGGAATCAGATAAATTCCTGCAAAAGCTAAACCAAAAATAACTTACCTGAATTTAACACCTCTCTACGTGGAGAGGTGTTCGTTTTCTTCCTGACTGACTAAACCGGCCACCCTTTGAACAAACCTTACCCGCTCCTCTACCGTTCCCCATGGCACTTCAACCACCTGATAACCAAGCTCAGCGTAAGTGGTAACTAGGATTTGATGGATTGTCATTGCCTCTTCAAAGCTGTGGGGACGCACCTCATCCTGCACATAAATCGAGGCTTCAGGTCGACAAGTCAGCACTTGACTATGGTACCCAGCACTTTCTGTCACAAAGTCTAAGTCTACATCACAATCGCCCACTCGCAGATAAGCAATGATGTCTGGTATCGCGCGATCAACAAACGCCACTTCGTGACTCTGCGCCTGCTGTTTCTGCTCGCTCATGAGCTCAAGGCACAATCTGGCAAACTCAGGTAAGTTGTTCCAAGGTAAGATACCGCCTTCCAACTGGCTTTGTTGCTCTATTATGGTGCGAGAGCTTTCAGCGAAAGTCGCAAAGCCCTGCTCACCCAAAGCGTTCAATAACGTCGTTTTACCGGCGCCTGGACCACCCGTAATCACCATCGGTTTCATCAAAGTCTTCCCTTTCCCTGAAATACAAAAAGCCCCGAGCATAACTCGGGGCTTCTTATTAACTTAATCCGTTACAGCAGATTATTTCGCTGAACGTGAAGCACGCTTACGATCGCTTTCCGTTAGGAACTTCTTACGGATACGAATGCTTTCAGGTGTTACTTCTACTAGTTCGTCATCATCGATGAATTCTAGTGCTTGCTCAAGAGTCATCTTGATTGGCGGAGTAAGAACCTGTGCGTCATCAGTACCAGAAGCACGAACGTTAGTTAGCTGCTTACCTTTCAGTGCGTTTACTGTAAGGTCGTTGTCGCGGCTGTGAATACCGATAACCATGCCTTCGTAAACTTCTACACCGTGACCGATGAATAGGCGACCACGCTCTTGAAGGTTAAACAGTGCGTTGGTTAGCGCCTTACCCATCGCGTTTGCAATTAGTACACCATTCACACGTTGACCAATGTTACCGCCTTTGTGAGGGCCGTAGTGATCAAACGTATGGTAAAGAAGGCCAGAACCAGACGTCAGCGTCATGAATTCCGTTTGGAAACCGATCAAGCCACGAGATGGCATGTCGAAGTCCATACGTACACGGCCTTTGCCATCTGGAGACATATCTTTCAGCTCACCTTTACGCAGGCCGATGTTCTCCATGATGCCGCCTTGGTGCTCTTCCATCACGTCGATAGTGACCGTTTCGAACGGTTCCATCAACTGGCCATCTTCTTCTTTGATGATAACTTCTGGACGAGATACCGCTAGCTCAAAGCCTTCACGACGCATATTTTCGATCAGAATAGACAGGTGAAGTTCACCACGGCCTGATACGCGGAATTTATC belongs to Vibrio sp. STUT-A11 and includes:
- a CDS encoding AsmA family protein, whose product is MKTALRILILLLVLLIAIPATVIALLATSYANQTWGFISQHLNLSVQADKVYYDFPYHLTVQGIRTKNERASYIEQIDVWLNPDVRRDGKWIVDSLLIDGVSLQKGMPALPDLSAVLFHQVAVKNLEYSNNQLVVNGLNVQVQAPDWHNSPYEVPYGEIQLSAAQIYWNGEAFDNVLLDMDYRPENSTLYGSSFEWRGSQVSGQGEQYPQGWSLVNVTLNKLKINDTQLKSLLAKPWQQIPFKINHINSLDLLNADIEWGDWHWQNLDLSLEDAELPLSLWHTQAQVSLQADSVRFQEQTAIEPRLSATMTPGQIELKELDLDWQQGRIQVSGQFKPTRWQIETASIQGLKWAIQPEDSSDWWQQGRIQVSGQFKPTRWQIETASIQGLKWAIQPEDSSDWWQVATNELKELAINQLDIEHSQIIQISQQPYWQVSGLNLEGRQLEIKRLAKHWTVWNGNLDVSVVNASYDKVVTTHAALSTQSDNGLWQLTRLFAPLKQGYIEGYGQIDVSTTSQPWTLNLDADGIPLRLFHAYLPDVLAVEGFSDLNLELQGLAGDHNMLAYSLTGAVEANLREITLRSQADKSLKPITLSPVRLQAQRGEVVMKPITISGAAIKGKLSGAFDLANNPLSGIEYQLQEQCGLITGDLFSPEPETNKCIQPNKNQVLPPQDGSALPESGQEETEPAAPISDINLELQEDELVEEIVEENEPTINAAADEALTAE
- the pckA gene encoding phosphoenolpyruvate carboxykinase (ATP) — protein: MTVMEHTKAATLDLTRHGLHNVKEVLRNPSYEVLFEEETREELTGYERGVVTELGAVAVDTGIFTGRSPKDKYIVKDATTEENMWWTSDAVKNDNKPINQEVWNELKELVANQLSGKRLFVIDGYCGANPDTRLSIRVITEVAWQAHFVKNMFIRPTEEELATFEPDFVVMNGAKCTNPKWEEQGLNSENFTVFNLTERTQLIGGTWYGGEMKKGMFAMMNYFLPLKDIASMHCSANMGEDGDVAIFFGLSGTGKTTLSTDPKRALIGDDEHGWDDDGVFNFEGGCYAKTIKLSKEAEPDIYNAIRRDALLENVTVRNDGSIDFDDGSKTENTRVSYPLYHIENIVKPVSKGGHANKVIFLSADAFGVLPPVSKLTPEQTKYHFLSGFTAKLAGTERGITEPTPTFSACFGAAFLTLHPTKYAEVLVKRMEAAGAEAYLVNTGWNGSGKRISIQDTRGIIDAILDGSIEDAATKQIPIFNLEVPTSLPGVDPSILDPRDTYVDPLQWESKAKDLAERFINNFDKYTDNAEGKSLVAAGPQLD
- a CDS encoding AAA family ATPase — translated: MKPMVITGGPGAGKTTLLNALGEQGFATFAESSRTIIEQQSQLEGGILPWNNLPEFARLCLELMSEQKQQAQSHEVAFVDRAIPDIIAYLRVGDCDVDLDFVTESAGYHSQVLTCRPEASIYVQDEVRPHSFEEAMTIHQILVTTYAELGYQVVEVPWGTVEERVRFVQRVAGLVSQEENEHLST
- a CDS encoding bifunctional GNAT family N-acetyltransferase/hotdog fold thioesterase — translated: MFKLITPKTENQLNKYYQFRWQMLREPWRMPIGSERDEYDGMSHHRMIVDGRGRPMAIGRLYITPDNDGQIRYMAVKSNRRGKGMGSLVLVALESLARQEGAKRLVCNAREDAIAFYEKSGFERRGELTDERGPVRHQQMVKPLDPMANVLRRPEWCTELQKRWEEQIPISDKMGIKINQYTGYQFECCAQLNPNLNPHNTMFAGSAFTLATLTGWGMTWLLLKERGLHGDIVLADSSIRYRQPVEQNPVASTSLDGISGDLDRLKSGRKARIVIHVVIYSGDTPAVDFVGTYMLIPNYSQLLSC
- a CDS encoding DUF2959 domain-containing protein, which encodes MPYLLAIVLSIFTLTGCQSAYYSAMEQVGYHKRDIMVDRVEDAKESQQDAQEEFTSALEALSALTNFDGGELEDVYNNINDKYEDSEKAAQDVRDRIAAIEDVSDALFDEWQDELDLYTSATLRRSSEQKLRDTKASYKTMLSAMKRAEQKMTPVLNTLRDNTLYLKHNLNASAIGSLRGEFSNLEQDIQYAIKQMNAAIAESDKFLQKLNQK
- a CDS encoding virulence factor BrkB family protein, which translates into the protein MNQLSESYKARLSNLLPSCVAFFKYLLKRLTHDRVNVNAGYLAYITLLSIVPMLTVLLSILSKFPVFSDVGEVLQGYVIENFVPASGEAVHTALQEFVSNTGKMSAVGGAFLFVAALMLISNIDKNLNYIWRVKDKRRFVFSFSMYWMVLTLGPIMVGASIAATSYVTSLQILENETLSGAFNLFLRWLPLLLSFFAFLGLYILVPNKKVHLSHGAVGAALAAILFELSKKGFAMYITQFPSYQLIYGALAAIPILFVWVYLCWMIVLLGAEVTAAMGEREHWSEDLDMIHSVAESQLANKGNERSDSSNSTGQ
- the dtd gene encoding D-aminoacyl-tRNA deacylase, which produces MIALIQRVSEAAVRVDGEVVGEIDQGLLVLLGVEKDDDEAKAKRLMERVTTYRVFEDEDGKMNLNVKQVEGKVLVVSQFTLPADTKKGTRAGFSRGAHPTDAERLYDYFSDLCEQVLPTQRGRFAADMKVSLINDGPVTFWLQV